From a single Acidobacteriota bacterium genomic region:
- a CDS encoding integrase arm-type DNA-binding domain-containing protein — MPKQIVQLSDLKVKQAKPAEKAFKLYDGHGLFVLVTPTGGKWWRLRYLFRGKEQLLSLGTYPEVGVSSAREEAKRLREQLAAGRDPAAARRADRMADCGRDTFEAVGREWYERNASGWSDTHRATILERLERDVFPWLKDRPIADIEAPEVLAVLRRVEDRGAEETARRERQVIGQIFRYGIATARCKSDPAAHLVGALAKPSQRHFPAITNENELGQLLQAMWDYRGTAVVKAALRLTTLLLLRPGELRRLKWGWVDLEKRLVEIPGDFMKNALPHLVPLARQVVAELEELRPVTGESEYVFPAGWGGSRPMSEAGVLQALRRLGYGKEQLVAHSFRTTASTLLNESMKWSADAVELQLAHKPKDRIRAIYNRAQRLDERTRMMQWWADRLDTLRLGTERRIVALGEKQ, encoded by the coding sequence ATGCCCAAGCAAATCGTTCAATTATCAGATCTTAAAGTGAAGCAGGCGAAACCGGCGGAAAAGGCATTCAAACTCTACGACGGGCACGGGTTGTTCGTACTCGTGACCCCGACCGGGGGAAAGTGGTGGCGCCTGCGGTATCTTTTTCGGGGTAAGGAGCAACTCCTTTCCCTCGGCACTTACCCCGAAGTTGGGGTAAGTTCCGCTCGCGAGGAGGCGAAGCGACTGAGAGAACAGCTGGCTGCGGGACGTGATCCTGCCGCTGCCCGCAGGGCTGACCGGATGGCCGATTGCGGGAGGGATACTTTCGAGGCGGTGGGGCGGGAGTGGTATGAGCGGAACGCCTCGGGTTGGAGTGACACGCACCGGGCAACCATACTGGAACGCCTGGAGCGTGATGTGTTCCCCTGGCTCAAGGACAGACCCATAGCGGACATCGAGGCGCCCGAAGTGTTGGCCGTGCTCCGTCGGGTAGAAGATCGGGGGGCCGAAGAGACAGCCAGGCGGGAGCGTCAGGTAATCGGGCAGATTTTTCGCTATGGTATCGCGACCGCCCGATGCAAGAGCGATCCCGCCGCGCATTTGGTGGGGGCTTTGGCGAAGCCCTCTCAGCGCCACTTTCCCGCCATCACCAACGAGAATGAACTCGGGCAGTTGCTCCAGGCCATGTGGGACTACAGGGGAACCGCCGTGGTCAAAGCCGCGCTGCGCCTGACGACGCTGTTGCTTCTTCGCCCCGGGGAACTGCGCCGTCTCAAATGGGGGTGGGTCGACCTGGAAAAGCGCTTGGTGGAGATCCCCGGAGATTTCATGAAAAACGCTCTGCCGCACCTTGTGCCCCTGGCCCGCCAGGTCGTAGCGGAGCTGGAGGAGCTGCGGCCGGTCACTGGCGAGAGCGAGTACGTTTTTCCTGCGGGGTGGGGCGGCAGCCGGCCGATGTCCGAGGCCGGGGTGCTTCAGGCCCTGCGCCGGCTCGGCTATGGGAAAGAGCAACTTGTGGCACACTCTTTCCGCACCACGGCAAGCACACTGCTCAATGAGAGCATGAAATGGAGCGCTGACGCCGTGGAGTTGCAACTGGCACATAAGCCGAAAGACCGGATCCGGGCGATCTACAACCGCGCCCAGCGGCTTGATGAGCGCACCAGAATGATGCAATGGTGGGCGGACCGCCTCGATACCCTCCG